A part of Streptomyces sp. NBC_01451 genomic DNA contains:
- a CDS encoding aldehyde dehydrogenase family protein, which produces MLQHKNIYIDGCWRPCSRDDVTEVVNPASEQVIATVPAATAQDVDAAVAAARAAVPAWSRTSPAERRVFLERLHQGLTRRAGEIADIVTAEMGAPRSISTRIQAGLPIAVSASYAQLLETYEFEERIGNSLVVKEPLGVVAAITPWNYPLHQVVAKVAAALAAGCAVVLKPSEVTPLNAYLLTETIDSIGLPAGVFNLVPGTGAVTGESLVTHPGVDMVSFTGSTRAGKRIGELAAATIKKVALELGGKSANVILPDADLESAVREGVAGVMRNSGQTCTALSRMLIHRDSYERAIEVARETAESTVVGDPTDERTQVGPVASATQRDTVRRYITEAVAQGARLVTGGVEPPVGLPTGYYVRPTVFAHVTQDMTIAQEEVFGPVIVLMRYDDEEHALRIANSSVYGLSGAVTSASEERAVAFARRLETGMVHVNGGPLNLLAPFGGYKQSGNGRELGTHGLEEFLQPKALQLPASATN; this is translated from the coding sequence ATGCTCCAGCACAAGAACATCTACATCGACGGCTGCTGGCGGCCGTGCTCGCGCGACGACGTGACGGAGGTCGTCAACCCGGCGTCCGAGCAGGTCATCGCCACGGTTCCGGCCGCCACGGCACAGGACGTCGACGCGGCCGTCGCCGCCGCCCGTGCAGCCGTGCCCGCATGGTCCCGTACCTCCCCCGCCGAACGACGGGTCTTCCTGGAGCGGCTGCACCAGGGCCTGACCCGGCGCGCAGGTGAAATCGCCGATATCGTCACCGCCGAGATGGGAGCGCCTCGTTCCATCTCGACACGTATCCAGGCGGGCCTGCCGATCGCGGTCAGCGCGTCGTACGCGCAGTTGCTGGAGACGTACGAGTTCGAGGAGCGCATCGGCAACTCCCTCGTCGTCAAGGAACCGCTGGGTGTCGTCGCCGCCATCACGCCGTGGAACTACCCGCTGCACCAGGTCGTCGCGAAGGTGGCCGCCGCGCTGGCCGCCGGGTGCGCCGTCGTGCTCAAGCCGTCGGAGGTCACCCCGCTCAACGCCTACCTTCTCACCGAGACCATCGACTCCATCGGTCTGCCCGCCGGAGTGTTCAACCTCGTGCCCGGCACCGGGGCGGTGACAGGTGAGTCGCTGGTGACCCACCCGGGCGTCGACATGGTCTCCTTCACCGGCTCCACCCGCGCCGGAAAGCGGATCGGTGAACTCGCTGCGGCCACCATCAAAAAGGTCGCCCTGGAACTCGGTGGCAAGTCCGCCAACGTCATCCTCCCGGACGCCGACCTGGAGTCCGCAGTCCGCGAGGGCGTGGCCGGCGTCATGCGGAACTCGGGGCAGACCTGCACGGCCCTGTCCCGGATGCTCATCCACCGGGATTCCTACGAGCGGGCGATCGAGGTGGCCCGTGAGACAGCCGAGAGCACGGTCGTCGGCGACCCCACCGACGAGCGGACTCAGGTCGGCCCGGTCGCCTCGGCCACCCAGCGGGACACCGTGCGCCGCTACATCACCGAGGCCGTCGCACAGGGCGCCCGGCTGGTGACCGGCGGCGTCGAACCACCGGTCGGCCTGCCCACCGGCTACTACGTGCGCCCCACCGTCTTCGCCCACGTAACCCAGGACATGACCATCGCCCAGGAAGAGGTCTTCGGCCCGGTGATCGTCCTCATGCGGTACGACGACGAAGAGCACGCTCTGCGGATCGCGAACAGCTCCGTCTACGGCCTGTCCGGAGCTGTCACCTCGGCGAGCGAGGAACGTGCCGTCGCCTTCGCCCGACGTCTGGAGACCGGCATGGTCCACGTCAACGGCGGACCGCTGAACCTCCTCGCCCCCTTCGGCGGCTACAAGCAGTCCGGCAACGGCCGCGAACTGGGCACCCACGGCCTCGAGGAATTCCTCCAGCCGAAGGCACTGCAACTCCCGGCGTCCGCAACGAACTGA
- a CDS encoding CoA transferase yields the protein MNDPDFPVARKLLSEVWDSLGGEKEAVDRVRFEGHGALRSPFAVTDLAAASFGAAGLAVSELLTTVGVDAPQVRADRVLATGWFDLPVGPSQPLDPAKRHKVVHTWMCEFQTADDRWLRMQATFPTLRSRIAQALGTKEDPEAFEAEIRKHPAEKIEQHLVDAGAAVAVSRTVGAWRRHPQGRAVALEPLVAIESAGESGNPWKPTPGRPLAGIRVLDLTRVISGPMGTRFLAACGAEVLRLDRPGSDESSGIFGRGSDIMLGKRWAFLDLSTAAGREQFLKLLSETDVLVHGYRPGGLDGLVAPELRASVRPGLVEVALNAYGWTGPWKDRRGFDTLVQYSSGLADATTAWALADPENRTPINSLGRLVSADRPRHLPVEALDFATGYLIAAAAVRGLTRRITTGEGSVSRLSLARTAEMLIRVGRGGDEPEIRLPLDGTFGERVFASGNGPVKRLPFPLSIEGTPLFWERPFEAAGSSTPTWSTAG from the coding sequence ATGAACGATCCTGATTTCCCGGTCGCACGAAAGCTTCTCTCCGAGGTCTGGGATTCCCTCGGAGGGGAGAAGGAGGCTGTCGACCGAGTGCGGTTCGAGGGGCACGGGGCCCTGCGGTCCCCCTTCGCGGTCACCGACCTCGCGGCCGCGTCCTTCGGCGCCGCGGGGCTCGCCGTCAGCGAGCTCCTCACCACCGTCGGCGTCGACGCGCCGCAGGTTCGAGCCGACCGCGTGCTCGCCACCGGCTGGTTCGATCTGCCCGTCGGCCCCTCACAGCCTCTCGACCCCGCCAAGAGGCACAAGGTAGTGCACACCTGGATGTGTGAGTTCCAGACGGCCGATGACCGATGGCTGCGCATGCAGGCCACCTTTCCGACGCTGCGTTCCCGGATCGCGCAGGCTCTCGGGACGAAAGAGGATCCGGAGGCGTTCGAAGCCGAGATCCGCAAGCATCCCGCCGAGAAGATCGAGCAGCACCTGGTGGACGCGGGCGCAGCGGTTGCGGTCAGCCGCACGGTGGGGGCATGGCGCCGGCACCCGCAGGGCCGGGCTGTCGCCCTGGAGCCCCTCGTCGCCATCGAGTCCGCGGGCGAAAGCGGCAATCCCTGGAAGCCCACCCCCGGCCGTCCGCTGGCCGGCATTCGCGTGCTCGATCTGACGCGGGTCATCTCAGGCCCGATGGGGACCCGGTTCCTGGCGGCGTGCGGCGCCGAGGTCCTGCGCCTGGACCGCCCCGGCTCGGACGAGAGCAGCGGCATCTTCGGTCGGGGCAGCGACATCATGCTGGGCAAACGCTGGGCGTTCTTGGACCTGAGTACGGCCGCCGGACGCGAGCAGTTCCTCAAGCTGCTGTCCGAAACAGACGTCCTCGTCCACGGCTACCGACCCGGCGGCCTCGACGGCCTCGTCGCCCCGGAGTTGCGCGCGTCCGTGCGTCCCGGTCTGGTCGAAGTCGCTCTCAACGCGTACGGCTGGACCGGCCCGTGGAAAGACCGCCGGGGCTTCGACACCCTCGTTCAGTACAGTAGCGGCCTCGCCGACGCCACGACCGCCTGGGCCCTCGCCGACCCCGAGAACCGTACGCCGATCAACTCGCTGGGGCGGCTCGTCAGCGCCGACCGGCCCCGGCACCTTCCTGTCGAAGCGCTCGACTTCGCCACCGGATACCTGATCGCGGCAGCCGCAGTACGTGGCCTGACGCGCAGGATCACCACGGGCGAAGGTTCCGTTTCCCGCCTCTCACTCGCCCGGACCGCGGAAATGCTCATCCGCGTGGGCCGAGGCGGCGACGAACCGGAGATCCGTCTGCCCCTCGACGGGACCTTCGGAGAGCGCGTCTTCGCCAGCGGCAACGGCCCGGTCAAGCGACTCCCGTTCCCCCTCTCGATCGAGGGCACCCCGCTGTTCTGGGAGCGGCCGTTCGAAGCGGCAGGTTCTTCGACACCAACGTGGTCCACCGCCGGGTGA